Proteins encoded together in one Branchiostoma floridae strain S238N-H82 chromosome 18, Bfl_VNyyK, whole genome shotgun sequence window:
- the LOC118405901 gene encoding uncharacterized protein LOC118405901, whose protein sequence is MNYIDAVKPASSPQHDAAHPPQPDPTTPDPAQQCSNMMKDIRSLRRQMQKDCKEEREEAKKKRQELLNRSAQLSVGMMSARRELIRVKNSTVSRARYDKKEKECDAKEAVLKKAKKTIRALRKENAVRALRRRKKSHADHQKKWRRERQQLLQKIRRLKMRMMDRKSGFKEREIKLHKAKRVAQTKASDRKKALEKCDERAKCMENKIRKLQEDNSLQAEKVARLEETIEMTKDVQKVKTRTRDDDRAPFSDGVKQCVMELQGMQVGSNKVPGVIETVARNLFDVKLSTQDLPQKSTVCNLAAQAYYLGRRQVAEKLADAKHWGLHTDGTSRDGLHVLNFQCVTDSDQLSLGYLPVAEETASSVLESTQAVIKDLSVIHPQNNPSKIQQQLLQGLRTTMTDRCSVMKLFTGNLKKWKEEELEKCQSEEDKMSTHAFFCTAHYLLGLSHHTSQALREYQDSLQMMYGLLGRDNLSEFKFWRVQEPAVIRFVRTVCEALGPRGDQKSGCRGDWTSWLQSRDTSSSIISFRSNRFNNMFLGGATVYHHHRDIQEFMSSGVLTKDNKLLRSIAADVASPPLLAGARALGIFFHRVSGPMWDMIQSPKVHILDMYKYVQILNQQLKVWVEDASTLVLPHTCALFADFPPEESPIFTALYDSKEDALTQELLEVISASSLYVTEKQLGDFLQQGKFGSKPTEIDRQQTKHTHKSNLIGENDFGDFDYSTRQKPNARLLHHSSVLMTKRNHTFGWLDGKAQEEKEQLLKDAQRMAPKVREADKNQWEQMEKTKQAILLDNKKRNDEKEKNRISTMQELIDKVHEHGGPCRTAEDIDRITNGLSETRKCSILKDELQYNRKVLGVAGKAQEFSVSCASKKLSSNALKTKLSVIIARVTQSEPEPNPRPGDLVDFSAPERQSKVSALKSAYMEKVNGEQERRNRVDSTSKTQDEENAEEEVQAKKSKKVTQKKKRTAEAKQDTSTTAEKQGKKGKKVSQKKKKMTDEAEVGVQAIKEPVSYRPGEFVAVWYSDNNDKPTWYPGSVVEDGADTCTLTFFHPVAGGMYQLPDVADIRPVEKRFVLKNVDVTPISGGRYWMVEDKRQVDKLCRQFH, encoded by the exons ATGAACTACATTGATGCGGTAAAGCCAGCCTCTTCTCCCCAACATGACGCTGCCCATCCCCCACAACCTGATCCTACAACTCCGGATCCTGCTCAACAATGCTCCAACATGATGAAAGACATCAGGTCTTTAAGACGACAAATGCAAAAggattgcaaagaggagagagaagaagcaaagaagaaaagacaGGAGCTGTTGAACAGAAGTGCCCAACTGAGTGTTGGTATGATGTCAGCGAGGAGAGAACTGATAAGAGTGAAGAACAGTACTGTTTCTCGGGCTCGTTATGACAAGAAAGAGAAGGAGTGTGATGCAAAAGAAGCTGTCCTGAAGAAAGCAAAAAAGACCATCCGTGCACTTAGGAAAGAGAATGCTGTCCGAGCGCTGCGAAGGAGAAAGAAAAGTCATGCTGATCACCAGAAGAAGTGGAGGAGGGAAAGACAGCAGTTGCTACAGAAGATAAGGAGGCTAAAAATGAGAATGATGGATCGGAAATCAGGGTTCAAGGAGAGGGAAATCAAGCTGCACAAAGCAAAGAGGGTGGCCCAAACAAAGGCAAGTGACAGAAAGAAGGCATTGGAAAAGTGTGATGAAAGAGCAAAGTGCATGGAGAACAAGATCAGGAAGCTACAAGAGGATAACTCGTTACAGGCTGAGAAAGTTGCCAGGCTTGAGGAAACTATCGAGATGACGAAAGATGTGCAGAAAGTTAAGACCAGGACCAGGGATGATGACAGAGCTCCATTCTCAGACGGTGTTAAGCAATGTGTGATGGAGCTGCAGGGCATGCAGGTGGGCTCAAACAAAGTGCCTGGAGTGATTGAAACAGTCGCTAGAAATCTCTTTGATGTCAAGCTATCTACTCAGGACTTGCCCCAGAAGTCAACAGTATGTAACCTTGCAGCACAGGCGTATTACCTTGGAAGAAGACAGGTGGCCGAGAAGTTAGCTGACGCCAAACATTGGGGGCTCCACACAGATGGTACGTCTAGGGATGGTCTTCATGTGCTCAACTTTCAGTGTGTGACTGATTCTGATCAGCTGTCTCTTGGCTACCTCCCTGTAGCAGAGGAGACAGCCTCTTCTGTGCTAGAGAGCACCCAAGCTGTGATCAAAGATCTGTCTGTAATCCATCCCCAGAATAATCCAAGCAAGATCCAGCAACAACTTCTACAGGGCTTAAGAACCACAATGACGGACAGATGTTCAGTAATGAAATTGTTCACTGGAAATCTCAAGAAGTGGAAGGAGGAGGAGTTGGAGAAGTGTCAGTCAGAGGAGGACAAGATGAGCACACATGCTTTTTTCTGCACGGCTCATTACCTCCTGGGTTTGAGTCACCATACATCTCAAGCGCTCAGAGAGTACCAGGATTCCTTACAGATGATGTATGGACTTCTCGGGCGGGATAATCTGAGCGAGTTTAAGTTCTGGAGAGTGCAGGAGCCAGCGGTAATCCGCTTTGTTCGCACAGTCTGTGAGGCTCTTGGTCCCAGAGGGGACCAGAAGAGTGGTTGCCGGGGGGATTGGACATCTTGGTTACAATCAAGGGACACATCATCTAGTATCATCTCGTTCAGGTCGAACCGTTTTAACAACATGTTTCTCGGGGGGGCCACAGTATACCATCACCACAGAGATATTCAAGAGTTCATGAGCAGCGGTGTTCTCACCAAGGATAATAAACTTCTCCGCTCCATCGCTGCAGATGTAGCCAGTCCTCCACTTCTGGCAGGAGCAAGAGCGCTGGGAATATTCTTCCACCGTGTGTCTGGACCGATGTGGGATATGATCCAAAGTCCCAAGGTACATATACTAGATATGTACAAGTATGTCCAGATCCTAAATCAGCAGTTGAAAGTCTGGGTTGAAGACGCCAGCACACTTGTTCTGCCTCACACCTGTGCCCTCTTCGCAGACTTTCCACCTGAAGAGTCACCAATCTTTACAGCCCTGTATGACTCAAAGGAGGACGCCCTGACCCAAGAGCTGCTTGAAGTCATCAGTGCCAGCAGTCTGTACGTCACAGAGAAGCAGCTAGGTGACTTCCTACAACAGGGCAAGTTTGGAAGCAAACCAACAGAGATTGACAGACAGCAGACCAAGCATACCCACAAGTCCAACTTGATTGGCGAAAATGACTTCGGCGATTTTGACTATTCCACCCGACAGAAGCCCAATGCACGCCTCCTGCACCATTCCAGTGTCCTAATGACGAAACGGAACCACACCTTTGGCTGGTTAGATGGCAAAGCTCAGGAGGAGAAGGAACAACTGCTGAAAGACGCTCAAAGAATGGCCCCAAAAGTCAGGGAAGCTGACAAGAATCAGTGGGAACAGATGGAGAAGACCAAACAAGCCATTCTCCTTGACAATAAGAAGCGAAATGACGAAAAAGAGAAGAACAGAATCAGCACAATGCAAGAGCTCATCGACAAAGTGCATGAACATGGTGGCCCCTGTAGAACAGCAGAAGATATTGACAGAATCACTAATGGTCTCTCGGAAACTCGCAAGTGTTCCATCCTGAAGGATGAGCTGCAGTATAATAGAAAGGTCCTTGGTGTTGCGGGAAAGGCACAAGAGTTTTCCGTTTCATGTGCAAGTAAGAAGCTGTCCTCTAATGCCCTAAAAACCAAACTGTCAGTCATAATTGCTCGAGTGACACAGTCAGAGCCAGAACCAAATCCAAGACCAGGTGATCTTGTCGATTTCTCTGCACCTGAAAGGCAGTCTAAAGTCAGTGCTCTCAAGTCTGCATATATGGAGAAGGTGAATGGGGAACAAGAGAGGAGAAATCGTGTTGACAGTACTAGTAAGACCCAAGATGAAGAAAATGCTGAAGAAGAAGTGCAAGCTAAGAAGAGCAAGAAAGTCactcagaagaagaagaggacaGCGGAAGCTAAACAAGACACAAGTACTACTGCTGAAAAGCAAGGCAAGAAGGGGAAGAAAGTCtcacagaagaaaaagaagatgacGGATGAGGCTGAAGTAGGAGTGCAGGCTATAAAA GAGCCAGTTTCCTACAGACCAGGAGAGTTTGTGGCAGTATGGTACAGCGACAACAACGACAAACCCACCTGGTATCCGGGCTCGGTGGTGGAAGATGGGGCAGACACTTGCACACTGACCTTCTTCCATCCAGTTGCAG GTGGAATGTACCAACTGCCAGATGTTGCTGACATCAGACCAGTGGAGAAGCGCTTTGTCCTGAAGAACGTAGACGTCACGCCAATAAGTGGGGGGAGGTATTGGATGGTAGAGGACAAACGTCAAGTTGATAAGCTATGCCGCCAGTTTCACTAA